TGTTTCATAACCCGACATTCTCTTCCAGCGAATCAAAACATCCTGTAGAGTGTTCACAAGAGCATGGCCCATATGCAGCACACCGGTTACATTAGGTGGGGGCATACAAATACAAAAAGCGGGTTTTAAAGAGGTTGGATCTGCTTTAAAAAATTGTTTTTCTTCCCAAAAGAGATACCACTTCTTTTCGATCTCTTGAGGTTCGTAACTTTTAGATAATGTCATAGATATAGAGGTTTTACATAAACAAACCAGATTAGCATGCAAGGAGAGAAAATTTCAATGCATTCCCTATTAAGACAAATGGTTTTTTAAGCTACAAATAATTTCTTGTCTTTCAAGCTCTCTATTTGTTCTTTAGATAAACCAGTAGATCGAGCAATCACATCCATTCCAACTCCATTCTGTAATAACTGCTTTGCTACTTCAATTTTACCTTTTTCAATGCCTATAGCTTCGCCTTCAATCTTACCTTCAGCTTTACCCTCAGCTTTAGCATTTTTAACATTGACTTCAGCTTCATAAATTTCCTGTGCCCTAGCAGCCTTATTATCCATGTAAATACGCTTTAACTCTTCATAAGTAGCAAGCTCATTCTCTGTCCAATAATGCTGGTCGAGCGCGGTATAAGCTTTTTGGATAATGGCATCGTTGCCTATAATCTCCTGTAATTCTTCTTCAGTGGTTTCGTGAGCGTGTTTGAAAAAGTAACACCACTTTTCTTCTATGGAGGATAGTTCCTCTTTGCTTTTGGTAAATTTAGGCAGTTCGATAAAGGTAAAGTAGAAGTCTTTTAAATCATGCTCATGTGTTGCTTTATCGAGTATGACATGATCTGATTTATAATGAGCTTTGTTAGGAAAAATAATGCAATCAGCAATAGCTATGAAGATGATTTCCTTAAGCTCATGATACTTATCTCCAATATTCACTTGATTGCCATACACTTGAGATGCGTAATATTGAGCGCGCTTTTCAAAGCCTCTGGTTTTTGTTACTTGCATTTCAATGATGTATTTTACTCCCAGCTTGTCTTTGCATAAAACATCAACAATGCTCTGTTTTTTGACAGCAATTTTAGGAGCGAGAATGGGAGATAAGAACTCGATATCTACAATGCTTTGATCTCCAGAAAATCCAAGGATATCATTTAAGAAATGAAGCAGAATGTCTTTGTTTTTTTCTGTACCGAATATTTTCTTAAAGGCTATATCGTTTTTTGGATCTAAATATTTGAAAATTACCATACTTTATCCTCAATCTATTTCTTGATTTAAAACCTGATTAGAAATTGACTACTGAGGGCTCTTCTAAGGTATGTTTTTGCAAACCTTCTATTTGCTCTTTAGATAAACCAGTAGATCGAGCAATCACATCAATTCCAACTCCATTCTGTAATAACTGCTTTGCTACTTCAATTTTACCTTTTTCAATGCCTATAGCTTCGCCTTCAATCTTACCTTCAGCTTTAGCATTTTTAACATTGACTTCAGCTTCATAAATTTCCTGTGCCCTAGCAGCCTTATTATCCATATGAATACGCTTTAACTCTTCATAAGTAGCAAGCTCATTCTCTGTCCAATAATGCTGGTCGAGCGCGGTATAGGCTTTTTGGATAATGGCATCGTTGCCAATCATTTCCTGTAATTCTTCTTCAGTGGTTTCGTGAGCGTGTTTGAAAAAGTAACACCACTTTTCTTCTATGGAGGATAGTTCTTCTTTGCTTTTGGTAAATTTAGGCAGTTCGATAAAGGTAAAGTAGAAGTCTTTTAAATCATGCTCATGTGTTGCTTTATCGAGTATGACGTGGTCTGATTTATAATGAGCTTTGTTAGGAAAAATAATGCAATCAGCAATAGCTATGAAGATGATTTCCTTAAGCTCATGATACTTATCTCCAATATTCACTTGATTGCCGTACACTTGAGATGCGTAATATTGAGCGCGCTTTTCAAAGCCTCTGGTTTTTGTCACTTGCATTTCAATGATGTATTTTACTCCCAGCTTGTCTTTGCATAAAACATCAACAATGCTCTGTTTTTTGACAGCAATTTTAGGAGCGAGAATGGGAGATAAGAACTCGATATCTACAATGCTTTGATCTCCAGAAAAGCCGAGGATATCATTTAAGAAATGAAGCAGAATGTCTTTGTTTTTTTCTGTACCGAATATTTTCTTAAAGGCTATATCGTTTTTTGGATCTAAATATTTGAAAATTACCATTTTGATCTTCTTTTAAGACTATTTCTATTTATTATATGATTAGAGGGCTTTTTTTGTAACTAATCCGCTCCATAAACTATAAAAGCTGCCATAAAAATAACGCGGTGCATAAGATGCCATCTACCGGGGTTTTATTTTGAATTTCTTGGTATAGCTCTTGTTTTGTTTTTAATAGAGTTTTAATGAGCTCCGATTCCTCTGCTTTAGCAACAGATAAAGGGGTTACATCTTGGGCTAAAAAATAAAATATCTGCTGATCTGTTATAGCTGGAAGGGGATAAATAGAAGGAAGTGATTGCCAAGTTCCTCCTCCATAACCTGTTTCTTCGAGCAGCTCTCTTTTAGCAGCTTCTAATGGGGTTTCATTTTGGTCGATTCTTCCTCCTGGACAACTAAGCAACCATTTCCCAGTGGGGTGTCTATATTCTAAATTGATGATCAAGCGTCCGTCTGCGGTCTGAGCCAAAACAACTGCTGCAGATGAGCAAAGGTCAAGGCGTGTATAAGTATTTTGAAAACCTGTTGGCCATCTTAAGTAGTCAACATGTACATCAAAAAAGCCATGATAAGCAAACTGACTTTTTTCTACTCTAGGGATAGTGGTATTTGACATGAATAGAGCGTATTTCTTTATGAATGCGGTTAGAATAGAGTTTGGCTTTTTTCTGATTTCCAGCACAATGAAAAAATAAACGCAATTGACGGAATAAAGAAATTTTTTCCCAAGTTAAAGCCAATTGATTCCAAGCTTTATGAGTTATTTTTCCCTGTAGAAAATAACTAAGTAATAATTGACTAGTTGGAATCGGAGCATCTATTGCTCTTTTAAGATAAGAAGTGGCTTTAGCTTCTGATTGTTTATAGCATAACCAACAACCTATCAGTGGGTAAAAAATAGAAGAATCATCTTGTAAATCTTCTAAATCATAGTAAGCAATGAGTTTTTCCGCTGCGTTCCATTGATTTTGGAGCAATAGCAGTTCTAATCCAAGAGGAGCTACTTGTTGGTTCTGCAAAAATAACTCAAAGAGCTCTTCTGAGTGCAGAGGATCTATTTTATTTTTTAATATCGTTTGATCAAGTAAGTAGTAAAGTGCTCTTGAGGTATTTTTAGCTCGAGGGAATTGAGTGAGATAGGTTTGAATAGCTAAGGGAAATCCTTTTTTGTGTCCTAAACAAGCAATTTGGATTTTCTCTGCTTCTACCGGATCAGAGCAGAGATGTAAATTTTCTCCTACCCACTGATCAAACCCCATTGCTAACAAGCCAAAGAACGCATTAGTTGTAACAAGTAGAGGCGGTGTATTTTCTAAAATTTCAATTAGAGTAATCGGCTTTGCTAACCAAAATGCTAACTGACAGCTAAGATCTAAATATCTTGTCATTTCATCTTGATTGTCTAAATGAATAAAAAAGGGAATAGGTTCAAGATACTGATTAAGTAAGGTAATCAAGCGCTTATTTTCTGGGATGATAAATAATTCAGGAAGATGGCGCAGCGCTAAAAGAGCAAAATGGTAAGCAGATATACGCTTACAGGAAGAGGTTTGATGTAGGCGCATCATGATTTGTTCAACAATCATTTTAAATAAAGGATGCTTTGAGTATTTACGGATGCAAATTTCTAAACATTTAATTTCTTCCTCAATCTCTTGGGTTTCCTCATAAACAAGTGATTTGCCTAAGTATTCTAAAGGAGCTCCTGGGGTGTGGCGTAATTTACTAAACTCATCTAAAGCAAATAAATACAATCTCTCTCTTTCGCTGGATTTTTTTTGTACAGCAGCGTATTTGATTAGAGTAATTCCTGCGCGAAATAAAGCCTCTCTTCCTTCCATACGCCCAGAAAAAGAATTGCCTATTCTTCGATACTCCAACAGTGCTTTGCTGTAATTTTTATTAGCTAAAAAAGCATCGGGAATTGCAAGGCAATTAATCATGGCATTTTGACTTCCTAAGCTGACCCGAATGTTAGAAATGGTAAAACAATCATCGCACGATACTAAAGCAAGCTGCGCTGCAGGCAAAGGAATCAAGCTTATATAATGGCAGATCAGCATGTGGTTTAAGTAGACATATAAATGATTATCCATTTTATCGATCTGTATGCTCAATGCGGTATTTTCTGGAATATCTAAATCATTTACAGTCATAACTTCAGCGCTACCATAGAAGAGCCTACAGCTCATAGGATATTTACTAAGCCATATACAATACCCTTCTCGAAAAGTTCCTTGTTTATTTATCTCAGAAGAAACAAATAATAACCCCATTCCTTCTGAGTGAGATTGGATATAAACCTCTGTTTCAATCCGAATGTTTCCTGTAAAAGAATCATTCGAAATCATTACTTGGAGCCATTCCATAATCTCTGGTGATCTTGTAATAGCTAGATGTTTAGTGAGTAAAATATTTTCTTGAAATACCCAATCTTGCTTACGATTAATATCTAGCTCAGTTGTTAAAATCCATTCAGGTTTACCTTCTATAAATTTTTTAAGCTCAATAATCATATCATCAACGCTTTCAAACCGATCAGATGCAGTTGGTTGTAGACAGCGTTTTGCAATATCAACTAGATGCACAGAAATATCTCTATAGGGAGCGATCTCTGTGGGGTTAATCCATTTTTCTAAATGCATGGTTTTACGAAAACTACGTAAAGAAGTTCGATAAAAGGGCAAGCGAAGGGTGAGTATTTGATATAAAATTACGCCTAGAGAATAAATATCGCTTAAAGGAGTGGACTGTTCTCCTTTTGCACGCTCTGGTGCAAGGTAGTTAAGTGTCCCGGGTACTTTTCCTGGCCTTGTAAGGTTCTGATAATTTCCCATCAGCTCAGAAAAGGAGGCTTCTTCTTGGCCTATGAAATCAGCTAGACCCCAATCTAAAATGAGCACTTCTCCATATTTTCCAATGATAATATTATCGGGTTTTAGATCTCTATGTAGAATTCCTTTAGAATGCGTATAAGCAATGGCTTCACATACAGAAAGAAAAATACGAGTAAGGGCCATAATTGAGCTTCCAATAGGGTGTTTGGGCTCAGATATTTTCTCCTCTTCAAAAGCAGTTTTTAAGATTTTTTTAAGTGTTTCTCCTTCCACGTAAGGCATCGTAAAATAAGGGATTGCCTGATCAGCATAGATATTAAATACGGGAATAATTGAAGGGTGGGTCAAGGTAGCTGTTATCCGAGCTTCTCTTAAAAAACGCTCTCTTAAAACTGCGCTGTCTTTTAACTCTGCTCGCATTCTCTTCAGAGCAACCAGCCGACCAGACACCCCTTCTTGAGCTAAAAAAACCTCTCCCATACCTCCTTTACCCAAACTTCGTAGGATCTGGTAGGAACTAGAATGATCAAATCTTAAGTTCATGAGTTCAACTTAAATCCGCTAAATGCTAACATGATTTTTCAATATTTTTATCTTTATCATCTTCAAGTGTTGTCTTTGGTAGAGTTTTAGGTAGATTTTTGCAAGAAAAAAATGACAGGAGTTAAGCTTTTGAGTAAACAAATTGTACTAACAGGGGATCGACCAACAGGACCTTTGCACATCGGTCATTATGTAGGGTCTCTAAAAAGCCGACTAGATCTGCAAGAAACTTGTAAGCAGTTTGTGATGATTGCAGATGCACAAGCATTAACCGATCATGCAAAAGATCCTAAAAAAGTACGAGAAAATATTTTACAAGTGGCTCTAGATTATCTTGCTATAGGCATAGATCCTGAGAAAACCACTATCTTTATTCAGTCATTAATACCTTCTTTATTTGAGCTTACCTCTTATTTTTTAAATCTTGTTACTTGGAATCGTCTGAAACACAACCCCACCGTCAAAAGAGAAATTTTACAAAAAGGCTATGAAAAAAGTATCCCTGCTGGATTTATGGTATATCCGGTTAGCCAAGCAGCGGATATCACAGCTTTTAAAGCAAATCTAGTCCCGGTTGGAGAAGATCAGCTTCCGATGATTGAGCAAACCAATGAGATTGTACGCCATTTTAACCACGCCTACAATACAAATGTACTCATTAGCTGCAAAGCGCTTACTACGAAAATATCTCGCCTACCGGGCCTTGATGGTAAAGAAAAAATGAGTAAATCGCTGAACAACGCCATCT
This genomic interval from Candidatus Rhabdochlamydia sp. T3358 contains the following:
- a CDS encoding Rpn family recombination-promoting nuclease/putative transposase, which codes for MVIFKYLDPKNDIAFKKIFGTEKNKDILLHFLNDILGFSGDQSIVDIEFLSPILAPKIAVKKQSIVDVLCKDKLGVKYIIEMQVTKTRGFEKRAQYYASQVYGNQVNIGDKYHELKEIIFIAIADCIIFPNKAHYKSDHVILDKATHEHDLKDFYFTFIELPKFTKSKEELSSIEEKWCYFFKHAHETTEEELQEIIGNDAIIQKAYTALDQHYWTENELATYEELKRIYMDNKAARAQEIYEAEVNVKNAKAEGKAEGKIEGEAIGIEKGKIEVAKQLLQNGVGMDVIARSTGLSKEQIESLKDKKLFVA
- a CDS encoding Rpn family recombination-promoting nuclease/putative transposase, producing MVIFKYLDPKNDIAFKKIFGTEKNKDILLHFLNDILGFSGDQSIVDIEFLSPILAPKIAVKKQSIVDVLCKDKLGVKYIIEMQVTKTRGFEKRAQYYASQVYGNQVNIGDKYHELKEIIFIAIADCIIFPNKAHYKSDHVILDKATHEHDLKDFYFTFIELPKFTKSKEELSSIEEKWCYFFKHAHETTEEELQEMIGNDAIIQKAYTALDQHYWTENELATYEELKRIHMDNKAARAQEIYEAEVNVKNAKAEGKIEGEAIGIEKGKIEVAKQLLQNGVGIDVIARSTGLSKEQIEGLQKHTLEEPSVVNF
- a CDS encoding NUDIX hydrolase, whose amino-acid sequence is MSNTTIPRVEKSQFAYHGFFDVHVDYLRWPTGFQNTYTRLDLCSSAAVVLAQTADGRLIINLEYRHPTGKWLLSCPGGRIDQNETPLEAAKRELLEETGYGGGTWQSLPSIYPLPAITDQQIFYFLAQDVTPLSVAKAEESELIKTLLKTKQELYQEIQNKTPVDGILCTALFLWQLL
- a CDS encoding protein kinase yields the protein MNLRFDHSSSYQILRSLGKGGMGEVFLAQEGVSGRLVALKRMRAELKDSAVLRERFLREARITATLTHPSIIPVFNIYADQAIPYFTMPYVEGETLKKILKTAFEEEKISEPKHPIGSSIMALTRIFLSVCEAIAYTHSKGILHRDLKPDNIIIGKYGEVLILDWGLADFIGQEEASFSELMGNYQNLTRPGKVPGTLNYLAPERAKGEQSTPLSDIYSLGVILYQILTLRLPFYRTSLRSFRKTMHLEKWINPTEIAPYRDISVHLVDIAKRCLQPTASDRFESVDDMIIELKKFIEGKPEWILTTELDINRKQDWVFQENILLTKHLAITRSPEIMEWLQVMISNDSFTGNIRIETEVYIQSHSEGMGLLFVSSEINKQGTFREGYCIWLSKYPMSCRLFYGSAEVMTVNDLDIPENTALSIQIDKMDNHLYVYLNHMLICHYISLIPLPAAQLALVSCDDCFTISNIRVSLGSQNAMINCLAIPDAFLANKNYSKALLEYRRIGNSFSGRMEGREALFRAGITLIKYAAVQKKSSERERLYLFALDEFSKLRHTPGAPLEYLGKSLVYEETQEIEEEIKCLEICIRKYSKHPLFKMIVEQIMMRLHQTSSCKRISAYHFALLALRHLPELFIIPENKRLITLLNQYLEPIPFFIHLDNQDEMTRYLDLSCQLAFWLAKPITLIEILENTPPLLVTTNAFFGLLAMGFDQWVGENLHLCSDPVEAEKIQIACLGHKKGFPLAIQTYLTQFPRAKNTSRALYYLLDQTILKNKIDPLHSEELFELFLQNQQVAPLGLELLLLQNQWNAAEKLIAYYDLEDLQDDSSIFYPLIGCWLCYKQSEAKATSYLKRAIDAPIPTSQLLLSYFLQGKITHKAWNQLALTWEKISLFRQLRLFFHCAGNQKKAKLYSNRIHKEIRSIHVKYHYP
- the trpS gene encoding tryptophan--tRNA ligase, whose product is MSKQIVLTGDRPTGPLHIGHYVGSLKSRLDLQETCKQFVMIADAQALTDHAKDPKKVRENILQVALDYLAIGIDPEKTTIFIQSLIPSLFELTSYFLNLVTWNRLKHNPTVKREILQKGYEKSIPAGFMVYPVSQAADITAFKANLVPVGEDQLPMIEQTNEIVRHFNHAYNTNVLISCKALTTKISRLPGLDGKEKMSKSLNNAIFLSDAPELIAKKVKGMYSDPNHLRVEDPGNVEASPVFTYLDCFDVDLPFLEDLKQKYRKGGLGDAVVKKRLNEVLQAFLEPIRKRREHYAQDPHEVMNMLKRGTDRANQVAHQTLIEARQAMGLDYFSSSSSSSS